The stretch of DNA ACCACTAGGATTCAGAAGTTGTGAAAATCCCTGCCCAACTGATTTCCAGAAACTGGTAGGCAGAGATGACTGCAAATTTCCAGCGCTTTCTTCAGAAGGCAGTTCAACTGACCTGGCTGATGCAGTATTCAGCTCAGAGAATCTTACAGCTCCTAATATTCGCTCTGGGAGCTCTGATTCAGTTTGACCTTCAATAAGGAAAGCTAAATCAACTGTAAGGGTGGTCAAGTACCCAAATGCTAGATGAACAATTGCATTTGCAACCATTGAAGACCCAATATCAATGTCAACTTCCATGAAGTTCTCTCCAGTACTATACATGCAAGTAAGAGCCCGACCAATAATGCAGATAGCCTGCTCGCCAACAGCTTTTCTGACAATCCAAGGGCCTTGGACAATATTTGCTATCAATTTTAATCTTGAATTTCTAAATCCATCATCACCGTTAATGAATCGGGTAATTAGCGAGTCTTCTGGTCTAGGCTCACTGTCCACAAAATATGCAACAGCGCTATAGTTGTCTTTACTCGGAACTTGTAAGTTGAAAGCCCAAACA from Primulina eburnea isolate SZY01 chromosome 6, ASM2296580v1, whole genome shotgun sequence encodes:
- the LOC140835131 gene encoding protein ENHANCED DISEASE RESISTANCE 2, translating into MGYSEKNQDQEWIERVKSEGDIPLLEPDNCSNGWASPPGDIFLVRGPEYLKTKAKIPGGDYLLKPIGFDWIKGTAKVTELLRNPKNRVRRILDVEFSKGNKPFVWAFNLQVPSKDNYSAVAYFVDSEPRPEDSLITRFINGDDGFRNSRLKLIANIVQGPWIVRKAVGEQAICIIGRALTCMYSTGENFMEVDIDIGSSMVANAIVHLAFGYLTTLTVDLAFLIEGQTESELPERILGAVRFSELNTASARSVELPSEESAGNLQSSLPTSFWKSVGQGFSQLLNPSGQGSDSNSIASYVSGVIDHDKNSEDLKNQ